DNA from Mustela nigripes isolate SB6536 chromosome 14, MUSNIG.SB6536, whole genome shotgun sequence:
GGCTGCCACACCCTACAGGCAGAGTTGTGGAGTTGTGTGACAGACCCCATGGCCGGCAAAACTGGAAATATTGGCTATCTGGCCATTTACAGAAAAGGTATGCTGGCCCCTGGCCTAGAACCTGCGTACCTCCCTGTGAGTTCTGGCCGAGGGGCTGAGATCAGCAACggtgctccctgctccctgcccaacCCCGCAAGAATAAGAATCCAACCCCCCCAAACCAAGTCACTCCCTGGTGCCgactttgtttattttcctcatgGCAATTATGACTTATTGAAAATATCTCTTTACTGGTGGGCTCGACACCTGTCTCCCCTCACTCTTGGTTCACTGATTTTTCTGAGTGGTTGGAATGATTGAGGTTGAGAAGGAATGCATGGCACCGGGTACCCCTCCCCCATGCAGGAAATCCAGAGAGGAGCCCCAGACTCCCGGCCAGTTGGCTCTGATTCCGGCCCCGGGGGGTGACCGGCTTGGAGGCGGGAGTCCCGGGGAAGTATAATCCAcggcttctcttctctcctccttccttagGGGTCTTGAGAAGCAATGGCCACCGAGGCCCCTGTGAACATAGCCCCCCCTGAACGCAGCACCGCGGGCCACACGGCCGCTGACGGCTTCATCTGGCAGCCAGACTCGGTGAACATGCACGTCCTCAGGCCCAAGTCCGCCAAGGGACGGACGCGGCCGAGCCCGCACAGACCGCAGGGCACAGAGCCGGGTCCTCACCGCCCGCCGGCCGCCCTGCCTCCAGCCATGCCCTGTGAGCCGCCCAGCGGCCAGAGGCCGGGAGCCTGCGCACCCAGGTCTCCAAACCAGGGAGCTCCCAGCGAGATCCCCGAGCTGCGGCAGCAGGTGCCGGCTGGCGCTTCCTCCTCCCTCAATAAATACCCAGTCCTCCCTTCCATCAACAGGAAGAGCCTGGAGGAGGGGTCTGTGGAAACAGTGGTGAAACAGGCCGGCTCCCTGCGGCTGAGCGGCACAgtgaagaagaatgaagaagagtCCAGAGCTCCAGCTTCTTCCCCAGAGAGGAAAGTCATCATCCGGACCAGGAGACAGACCTCCCCCAGGGCGGGGGACCCGGAGGAGCCCTCAGATCAAGAGCCCAGGCTGCTGCTGGCCGTCAGGTCGCCATCGGGCCGAAGGTTCGTTCACCATTTCCGGCCCACCGACGCCTTACAGATGGTTGTCGCTGTGGCCGAGGACAAGAACCAGGCCAGCTACCAGCCCTGCAGCATTGAAACCATGGAAGTGCCCAGGAGACGGTTCTCTGACCTCACCAGATCCCTGCAGGAGTGCAGAATCCCCCACAAGTCGGTGCTGGGCATCTcgcaggaagaaggggagggggagccctGAGTCCGCAGCCCCCTAGCCGGGGTCCTGGGtctctgagcaaggagcacgCTTGGCTGCTGTGGCCTTCCGGGCAGCTCAGTCCCAAGTGCCGTGTGAATTTGGGGGGGCTGTGATCCTTGCGACCCACCTTCACAGCCTCTCCTCTGCAGGAGTGAAATTTGCACATGCGCCAAGCACATTGAGAAGGTTCTCTTCCAGTTGTTGAAATTCCCTCCAGCACTGGAGTGAACTGGCAAGTTACCAGGGCTGTTCCTGAAACCACCGTGACCAGGTCTCCCCCTTTCCCGAGGTCTGGGTCCTTTCTGGAGCACCCGCTTGCCTTTACAAATGAACTCTCCCTCTCTTGAAGCCAATGGTTTGCCTTTCTGTATTTGATGCAGGATTAAATACTTCCCAGAGAGGATTCAAGTCTGGTAAATAACCAGGGCTCAGGAAATGTCGAACTGGCATTTGTATTTCTTGCAAACATCTTTAAGAAACAGGCAGTTGACACTATCTTGGAAGCAGCCTCTTTGCTGGGCTCGGGTGGCTAGAGTTTCTCGGGGATTACAGTTTGTGTGATGTGGCTTCAGAGGAGAGAACAGGTCTTTCGCTAATACAAATCCCCCAACACATCAATGTTTCTGAAATAGTCTGGGAGCTAGAAAGCATATAGCTTCCACAACTGTGGATTAGCCAAGTAGCCACTCTTAAATAGAGACTAAGTAGGTTTGCAAACATCGGTAGCTACTCTCTACATGCCGCAGTCTTCCCAAACTGAGATAAACCAGTGTACTCTGATTTCCTTCGCTTTTGTTGCTCATGgaatctttgtgtttttaaaaccatACGAACATACAAGTCTGTACAAGTTTGCCCTGAAGGCGCCACTGGGGTGTGGAGATGTAGTCTCGGTGTTTCGCCTCCTTCCCACAGAGACTCCCTGGAGCGGGGACAGCGGTGTCCCTGTTTTGTGATTTCGGAACCCCAGGGAGGACAAGGGTTCCTCTGTTGGGCCTCACTCGGCTGCACCCGTGCCGAGAGACCCTGTGCCCACGTGTCCGTCTGATTGGCATGTGGTGCGTCTGAATGCCTTAGCCCATAGCCATGTTGAAGACCACGGGGTCTTGGCTTTCCAACTCTAAAGTGGTGACGTGGACAGCTCGCCAGAGTCCTCTTATGTCGGGAGTTCAGCAAGACCTCCAGGTCTCATCAGGATCCTCTTTGTGGCCAAATCACCATTCAGAGTAGGGGAGCCGGTCCCCTCAAGAGCTCTGCCATCACGGAGCACTGAGTACCGAGGCGCCCTCCCTGTTCCTGGGTacacagagaaggcaggagtTCCAGAAGCCTATCAGCATGGCGGCCTCAGCAGCAAGTGCGCCTTGTACCTAGATAAGGAAGGCGGCTGGAAATGTTACATCCAGCAACTTGATACTCCGCCATGGAGATTAACGCCAATGTCGTTTCCTCTCAAGAAGGC
Protein-coding regions in this window:
- the UBXN10 gene encoding UBX domain-containing protein 10 isoform X1; amino-acid sequence: MATEAPVNIAPPERSTAGHTAADGFIWQPDSVNMHVLRPKSAKGRTRPSPHRPQGTEPGPHRPPAALPPAMPCEPPSGQRPGACAPRSPNQGAPSEIPELRQQVPAGASSSLNKYPVLPSINRKSLEEGSVETVVKQAGSLRLSGTVKKNEEESRAPASSPERKVIIRTRRQTSPRAGDPEEPSDQEPRLLLAVRSPSGRRFVHHFRPTDALQMVVAVAEDKNQASYQPCSIETMEVPRRRFSDLTRSLQECRIPHKSVLGISQEEGEGEP
- the UBXN10 gene encoding UBX domain-containing protein 10 isoform X2, with translation MATEAPVNIAPPERSTAGHTAADGFIWQPDSVNMHVLRPKSAKGRTRPSPHRPQGTEPGPHRPPAALPPAMPCEPPSGQRPGACAPRKSLEEGSVETVVKQAGSLRLSGTVKKNEEESRAPASSPERKVIIRTRRQTSPRAGDPEEPSDQEPRLLLAVRSPSGRRFVHHFRPTDALQMVVAVAEDKNQASYQPCSIETMEVPRRRFSDLTRSLQECRIPHKSVLGISQEEGEGEP